ctctccctcctcctcctcttcctctcctTCTCACCCACCATGGATATATATTGCCTCCAAGGCCCAGCCAGAGCAGCCGGTTCTCACTCGACAACACAGTTGCATCGCATACACAAACATATACAAAAACATCCATCTGTTCGATACTCCTTAGATACTAGACTAGATACACATAGATCAATCCATCGGCCATGGGTTCTTGGAAGCGCACCATCACGTCGCCCTTCAGGAAGGCCTGCACCATCCTCAGCCCGCAGCACGCCGGCGGGAGCGGCAGCGGTAGGAGCGACGACCACGGCAGCGGCAGCGAAGGCGGTAGGAAGACGCCCCGTGCGCGCCACCAGCTCAAGCGATCCGGAGCCGCCGCAGCGGTGGCGCGTGCCAGCGACGTGGTGGAGAGCCCGTCCACGGCGCAGCTCTACGGCGACGTCATGGCCTGCGCCTACGAGGACGTGCAGGTCATGTGGTCCATGCTCGACAACAAGCAGGCCAGGGTCCTCGACGCCGCCGCATCGTGACCACGCCGCTCGTCGGCAGGGATCCGTCCAGTACATACTCTCTTGCTACGCAGATGCAGAGCGAGTCGACCCTGGAGCCCTTTTTTCGGTTGATTTGTCGGTCCGATCGGAATGAATCCCCAGCGCTGGCATCGCACCTTGCTTGATCGATAAGCAGAGGTGCTTGTTGCTAGATTAGGTGCTTGGAGTGATTTGATCGATTGCTGCAGCAGCATTAGGATGGATCCTTGGTTAAGGCCATGTTTATCTTTTCTCTTCCTTTTTGGTGTCAGAGATTGAGGCATTGCATCATTCGATCCATGGATTCAATCATATGGTTTTGCAACATCTGGGACCACGCCCAATCCTGTGATGCACGTGCTTTTCTCTCTCTAATTATTTGCCGACATGTCTTgctctcgcaaaaaaaaaaaaagatgacaCTTGCTTAACCGTATTTCACCTTTCTGCATGGAAAGGAGGAATCAGTCTATTTACTAGCATTTCCTAACAATTAACGTGATGGTAGTTTGTTAATGTCtgaaaatcttaaacgaaatcgcaCTACTTTAGTACATCAATCAACGGAGAAGCCATCTATATTAAGGTTCTCACATATAATTTCTCACTTTCTAAGCTCCATACCTCAACTCTAGACGTACACGCGCAGCGTGGGTAGTGAGATACTCCCTCTATGCACAACATCTAGTTTCGAACGCCGTTCAAAAATATATTATATTTGATTTAATTTATAGAAAAATGCAGCAAAATGTATGACATTAAATTGGTATATTATGAAACTAAATTTTAAAATGAATCTAGTGATATCAAGTTAGTGCaataaatatttttatttttccaagaaaattaATCAAATGCTAAAATGTTTGACTTAGAATAAAGAtagatgtacacttatttgtggatgaACGGAGTAAACATGAGTGCTTGTTTTGGGAGGTGAGCTATCTAAGCTAGTTATCCCCGTCGCCTGAATGGGCGTCGAGATTTTGACCTAGCAAGACCCCAATGTAAATATGGCTCGATATACCTTTTTTATTATGCTCCCCAAGGATGAAAGTGCATTTAATTAGGATAAAAGTTGTGAGTGAGCATTACCCGAAAGGATGGTATGTGCAAGTAGACGCGGCGAGGGGAAGGGGGGAGGGGTGAGTAGGTGATTCTCAATTTTTtagtttctttaaattttggcttGACATAAAAGGTAAATTTTCTATATATGCAACTTACTAGGAAAAGACTTATAGGCTCCAAGCTACTGCCGAAGCGCAAAAAAAAGTCTGCCGGCACTATATTACCACCGTCATATCGAATTTATGGGGGCACGGTAAGTGGTGGCAGATTTCGAAGAAAGTATAGAAATTTCGAAATTTAAAATCCTTAGAGATGTCCATATGTTATGTCATCTTGTTTGAAAAATTTAAGAAACATGATGTTTTATATTTTTTGCAAAATGGCGCCATGTTTCGGTATGGCTTTGGATTTTGCATACGACCTCCAATAAAAAGTTTCATATGAAGATGTATCTACAAAAAATTACATCCAACCGATTTTAAGAATCATAAAAAAACATAAAGGAAAACGGAGTTTTCTGATATTTTTTATTTTGCTGCGAAGTTTTTGCAAAACGgggcacctaccgccggcgcaTCACCATAGTGGTGTGCCGGCGGTAATCTTCACTTTATAACCATCTGACGCACCCCTTCTACTCCTCCTTTTTCatttttcctcctcctcttccacttCTCCTCTCTCCCACTTCCATTTCCCCCATCCTCCTCTTCCAACTTCTCCCTGCTTCTTCCAACTCATCCTTCCTCTTCGTCCCTCCGGTGATGACCTCCTCGACCTCCCTCTGGCGACCACCTACTTGAAACCTCCATCCCTCTGGTGAGCTACACAGACGACCACCTCCGCTGCCTCCCCTCCAGCGAGATACTCCGGCCACATGGCCACAAATAGGAACACGACACGACGACGAACAAGGAGAGCACCACGGCCACGGTGGACCATCATGGCCACAATGATGACATATATTTAGATCTAGGGTTTTTTATTTTCCAAAAATTACCGCCGGCACACCATAGTGGTGCGCTGGAAATATGTGTTATTGTTACCGCCGGCGGACCAGCTTGGTGCGCTGGCGGTAGCGTTACCACTAGTGTGTTACCGCTGGATGGCGCTAGTGCTCCGGCAGTAGAGTTTTTTTGGTGTGCACACGATAGGCTTTTTCCCAATAGTGACTATATGAATTGGCAGTAGCGGACCGTGCCAGCCCAATAAGACCGGGCCGATTTGttagcccatgaagaatctgtgTACAAATCTTAATATTTAATGGGCCGAATGCTCTGTTAAAATGAAAAAAATGTTGGGAAGACCGGGCCATGGTCTAGTATGGTCCCCAAGACGGTCCGCCGGTGTGAATTGGCATGTAttagtgataacccacaagtataggggatcgcagcagtcttcgagggaagtaaaacccaaatttattgattcgacacaaggggaggtaaagaatacttataagccttaacaactgaattgtcaattcagctgcacctggaaaagcactagtaacaggggtgatgtgaaagcagcagtaatatgagagcaatagtaacagtaacacatcagcggtagcagtaacacagaggcaatggcaccagaaaaaagttgatactacttccaatgacatatagaacgagtatatgatgatgagagatggaccggggttcccagcgatctacactagtggtaattctccaataacaagtgacaaatgttgggtgaacaaattacagttgggcaattgataggattgataaagcattaagatagaacatcaattcattaatcatgtaggcatgttttccgtatatagtcatagatgctcgcaatgagaaacttgtacaacatcttttgtcctaccagccggcggcagccgggcctcaagggaatctactggatattaaggtactccttttaatagagcaccggagcaaagcattaacactccgtgaaaacatgtgatcctcacatcaccgccatcccctccggttgtcccgatttctgtcacttcggggcctttggttccggatagcgacatgtgcatacaacttgtagaaacaatctaagcaataagtatagagcttaaatctaagatcatgccactcgggccctagtgacaagcattaaacataacaagattgcagcaacaataacttcacaaactttatagatagactaatcataatgtatcatccattggatcccaacaaacacaacaccgattacatcagatggatctcaatcatgtaaggcagctcatgagatcattgtattgaagtacatggaggagagaataccaactagctactgctagaacccgtagtccatgggggaactactcacggagcatgatggaggcggtggcgttgatggagatggcttccgagggcacttccccgtcccggcagggtgccggaacagagacttctgtcccccgaattggagtttcgcgatggcggcggcgcccctggagtctttctggagtttcgtcaaaaggtatcgagtttttaggtcgaaagagcttaaataggtgaagaggcggcgcaggaggggcactagggcgccctccccataggccggcgcggccaggggccagcccgcgcggccctatggtgtgggggccccaggcctcccctctgactccccttcggtgtcctggtccgtctcggtgaattatgatgtttggtcttcgtttcgtcgaattccgagaatattgcccgaacagcctttctggaaccaaaaacagcagaaaacaggaactggcactgtggcatcttgttaataggttagttccggaaaacacatgaaatcatcataaagtgcgagcaaaacatgtaagtattgtcataaaacaagcatggaacatcagaaattatggatacgttggagacgtatcagcatccccaagcttagttcctactcgtcctcgagtaggtaaacgataaaaagaataatttctgtagtgacatgctacttacataaccttgatcatactattacaaagcatatgaaatgaatgaagtgactcaaggcaatgatctatagttgctaacaaatagataacatatagcaaaacttttcatgaatagtactttcaagacaagcatcaaaagtcttgcataagagttaactcataaagcaatagattcaaagtaaaggcatcgaagcaacacaaagaaagatataagtttcagcggttgctttcaactttcaacatgcatatctcatggataattgtcaacataaagtaatatgatgaatgcaaataagcaagtatgtaagaatcaatgcacaattgacacaagtgtttgcttctaagatggaaggaagtaggtaaactgactcaacataaagtaaaagaaaggcccttcgcagagggaagcattgattgctatatttgtgctagagctttggttttgaaaacataaagagagcataaaagtaaagttttgagaggtgtttgttgttgtcaacgaatggtagtgggcactctaaaccccttgccagacaaaccttcaaagagcgactcccattttattctatttttgggtggcactccttccaacctttctttcacaaaccatggctaaccgaatcctcgggtgcctgccaacaatctcataccatgaaggagtgcccttttattttagttttattatgatgacacccctccccacctttgctttctcaagccatggctaaccgaatccttcggatgccgtccaacaatcacataccatggaggagtgtctattttggttaattaatttgggactgggaatcccattgccagctctttttgcaaaattattggataagcggatgaagccactagtccattggtgaaagttgcccaacaagattgaaagataaacaccacatacttcctcatgagctataaaacattgacacaaatcagaggtgataaattttgaattgtttaaaggtagcactcaagcaagttactttggaatggcggagaaataccatgtagtaggtaggtatggtggacacaaatggcatagtggttggctcaaggattttggatgcatgagaagtattccctctcgatacaaggcttaggctagcaaggttatctgaagcaaacacaagtatgaaccaaagatctgacaaaacttacataagaacatattgcaagcattataatactctacactgtcttccttgttgctcaaacacttttaccagaaaatatctagaccttaagagagaccaatcatgcaaaccaattttaacaagctctacagtagttctccacttataggtttaaactacatgaaaaaacttaatcatgatctacttgagagctaaaaacaattgccaagtgtcaaattatccaagacattatgaggcattttctgtttccaaccaaataacagtaagtattgtagcttccaacttttatcattgaacattaaaattaaaatgaagaacaagtgttcatatgaaaaagcggagcgtgtctctctcccaaacaaggattgctaggatccgatcttattcaaactcaaacaaaataaaagcacacagacgctccaagtaaagcacatatgatgtcgcgaccccggaggtcagggctagacaaacccagatatcacatctggcataagcctaacctagatctctagggcctacagggtgagaattggtaacacaacagtgactctatgaCTGAaaacaaatatattacaactcttagcagagttaagatccaaatttattacacgcagaggtcaccgaccacaaatcaacaagcaacggaaaccaaattatgttatctagataacaagactgcaaagggcctaagaagccataacataaggcgacatcccagcccataagtctcaggctgccacctgaggaactccgaactactcgtcgacgtcaaggtagaagccaccatcagctGGAAGGACTTCCTcttaaacaaagcatgcaaggctgagtacagggactcagcaaaacttagtacaacctgttagcaaagcgggtatgcgaggctttatgtggagcttattttgcggaaagccagttttcctttgtaaacaggatgGAGCAGAAGCTCatctattcagatcattttaaaaagAGGTAAGAGAgtgatatcaactctagctctaagatcatcatgttgaatccaccgaatcttcatcattacctgaacctatcacctaggatcaccccctcgacaccctgatgacccacaagtataggggatcgtatcagtcttcgcgggtagtataacccaatttattgattcgacacaaggggagacaaagaacacttggaagccttaacagcggagttgtcaattcagctgcacctggaaacagacttgctcgcaagagtttatcagtagtaacagttttatagcaagatgTGTGAGTGAAATAACAGTGAgaataacagagacagcagtagtgattatagtaaacagcaggattaaaatactgtaggcacggggacagatgacgggcgttgcatggatgagagaaactcatgtaacaatcatagcagggcatttgcagataataataaaacggtgtccaagtacaaagcaatcaataggcatgtgttccaattatagtcgtacgtgctcgcaatgagaaacttgcacaacatcttttgtcctaccagccggtggcagccgggcctcaagggaaactactggatattaaggtactccttttaatagagtaccggagcaaagcattaacactccgtgaacacatgtgatcctcacatcactaccatcccctccggttgtcccgatttctgtcacttcggggccattggttccggacagcgacatgtgtatacaacttgcaggtaagatcaataaacaatgaatatcatgatgaaacaataacatgttcagatctgagatcatggcactcgggccctagtgacaagcattaagcattacaagttgcaacaatatcatcaaagtaccaattacggacactaggcactatgccctaacaatcttatgctattacatgaccaatctcatccaatccctaccatccccttcggcctacagcgggggaattactcacacatggatgggggaaacatggctggttgatggagaggcgtcggtgatgatgatggcgatgatctcctccaattcccgtccggcgagtgccagaatggagacttctggctcccgcgacggagtttcgcgatgtggcggcgttctggaggctttctggcgacttcgacttctctccgtgcgtttttaggtcgaaggcaatatatagtccgaaggagggcgtcagaggccggccgatggggccagaccatagggccgcgcgggccccccctaggccgcaccgccttatggtgtggggccctcgggcctccacctgacttgtccttcttgctccgtcattattcttggaaaatagggccttctgcataaattccgaggattttcccgaaagttggatttctgcacaaaaacgagacaccagaacagttctgctgaaaacagcgttaatccgtgttagttgtatccaaaatacacaaattagaggcaaaataatagcaaaagtgttcgggaaagtagatacgttttggacgtatcaactccccccaagcttagcttattgcttgtcctcaagcaattcagttaacaactgagcgataaaagaactttcacgaacacatttgctcatatgatgtatatattctcatgctatggctaatacttaagcagttcataatgagatgcatacaaataagatcatctaacagctatgtcaatcatggagaggtaccaacaattaataataagcatcatgaatcatgtatataggcaggattgcaatgttcataagagagtatgataaagtggtatctcgcttgcccgtatttgatcggcaaaatataaatgcccaggcacctctggagttcatagaaagactagaagtagcgattgtcaaagataaaagcatcaaagttataccacaatcaatcatattttgagacaagcatattatactaagaatgacagttgtgctctcaagatagtgctcaaagaaataatggagacacaacataaaagtaaaagattggcccttcgcagagggaagcagggattaacatgcgctagagcttttcatttttaaaacaggagtaaaattattttgagaggtgtttgttgttgtcaacgaatggtaatgggtacaccaactacctcgccaaccggactcccaagagcggctcccatgaattatttgcatgtttatgtggcactccttccaacctttcttacacaaaccatggctaaccgaatcctcgggtgcctgccaacaatgacataccatgaaggagtgccttttttattttagttttattatgatgacactccccccaacctttgcttacacaagccatggctaaccgaatccttcgggtgccgtccaacaatcacataccatggaggagtgtctatttaagttgattaattcgggactgggaatcccattgccagctctttttgcaaaatttatggataagcggatgtgccactagtccatatgagagtccgtcaaaagtaaatgacaaggttgaaggctaaacaccacatacttcctcatgagctatgaaacattaacacaaattgagaagcattttgaaggttttaaaggtagcgcatgtgaatttacttggaatggtttgaaatgccatgcataggtatttatggtggacactttggaacaacttggttttcaggtgtttggaagcacgagcagcattcccgctcagtacaagtgaaggctagcaatagactaggaagcgacaaatcaagagagcagtaactgtcataatcatgcttgcggcaaaataaattaacggaggcataaaagtgatacaagaactctgaagcaatataaatcatcgaggcttaattgactttggttcagtcatatgcatgcgtgagcatgtgccaagtcgatgtaaatgaattattcagaggaggataccacaatgctatacctacttatgaataaaacaatgcaagcaaacatccatgatatgctactcatattaataaattggagctaatcatgagagatcatgaactactaaactttctcaaataacatattcctcacatgaaccaactaagcatgctcacatggatgagtatatgtacaaaaatgaaaacaaatagagttcataccagcctctcaccacaatccaattgtcgtagatcgtcattattgcctttcacttgtgtagcttggataatatgaaataaaaaccacgctccagccaccgaagaccactgaactcaagatgaactttacaaaccaaagaagaacagaaaatatttttggtgttttcgaattggaaacaagaacaaaaggaaacaagcgaacaaaacaaaatctttttgggttttcttatagcaaactaacaatagcaaataaagcgaaacaaatgcaagaaaccaaagcaaacaaatggtgaagagaaactacagaaatatttttggtctttttgtgttttgggaaggaaacaaagcaaaaacaagaaacggcaaactagaaaagtcacacaaacacaaagcagcagaaattcgtcaaacttgacagcagtacagtactcgatttttaataaattcttccactgctcaaatcgaaaagtgttcaactaatgaaagttagacaacaacctggggaacacgcaaaaaaattggcttcgcaaaatactgtcctggctatttttgagaatttttacggtaacagtccagaatctgttttcaggcagcacttccccaaatatcatcttcctctcattagaaaaccactcaaacaaacaaaacaagtatatacaagtatccagcaatcataatatgcaaagaatgagtgatgccggtatacctccccccaagcttaggcttttggcctaagtggagttcagtcccatcgaggccatgaggtagtaactccgtagtacgacgaagatggatcatattccgggtatgtgctagaagaagcacccggatacgtgacggtgtagtcgtaggagggctcggtgtcctcggagtcatgttgctggtggaagtcttgtatcttcatatgttcatccacctcctccttagtgcgcgaccatggttccctgtcaatactgaacaaacccggctggggaagagggatttccttctcatccccatcagcaaacaacattctatagaccatgttATCTAAAGTggagtcagtggtaacaaaatgatggcttttcatagcagcaatatcaagcttcctaggggttaatggcacatcattaggatcgagaggaagtcttaaatgtgttaaaacgcgcaatgcaataattcctccaaaaataggccccctgttagacaggcggcgagcaataagagaaccaagatga
This Lolium perenne isolate Kyuss_39 chromosome 1, Kyuss_2.0, whole genome shotgun sequence DNA region includes the following protein-coding sequences:
- the LOC127346819 gene encoding uncharacterized protein, producing MGSWKRTITSPFRKACTILSPQHAGGSGSGRSDDHGSGSEGGRKTPRARHQLKRSGAAAAVARASDVVESPSTAQLYGDVMACAYEDVQVMWSMLDNKQARVLDAAAS